From the genome of Oncorhynchus masou masou isolate Uvic2021 chromosome 15, UVic_Omas_1.1, whole genome shotgun sequence:
ACAATAAATATGTTGAAATGATATCACTGGAGTCATTGCAAATCAATTTGTGCCACTTGTGTAGTATACCTGGAGCTGGCAAACTGATTTAATAAATAGCCAAAACTCAAGTTTATTGTTGTTGTAGCCTTGTATTATTAATGTCCATGTTTGGTTAATGAAATTGGAAGTTATCAATTGTGTGTCATCGTCACAGTTCTATCGCAATTGCGGATCAActgttattagaatgcattagattgcGGGTAATAGTCTGTCAGATTAGGTTACAGATAAAGAAATATATAAAAACCACTGACTGTTGTTGACAAGCATAGGCCTATTCAATTCATATCCATGTTATTAATATTCGATTCAGTGATTGAAATTATAACCCCATCCTCAGTAGCCTATTCCAGAAGGCAAACAGTTCCTACATCGAAATCACCTCCCTATGCATGTTGAATAAATTAGTCTGACAATTTGAACTAAGCAAACTGCTAAATTGTTCATTTTACATCTTGCCTAGGTTTCTGTAGGCGATCTGAAATTAGGATGTAGGCATATCATGTGCTGTAGTCTATCTGCATCGAGCTAACCAAACTATGACAAAGTTGAATTACAATCATAAACCCATATTTTAGTTAATAGGTCTAGCCTCTGGCCTATTGAAATGATAAGTCAAATTTAGTCTTAACATCTAGCACATAATGTCACAATTGCCAGAAAATTGCCTAACATTACAATTATTAATTAATCCGAGTGTTTCTAGCATAGAGATTTCGAGATCATCTGTCCAACTTTCATCCCTCAAACTCTCCTGTTGGATTTATCTATAGTTATGCAcatgggtggttcaagccctgaatgctgattggctgaacgtGTGGCATATCACACCATATACTACAGGTATGACCAAATAATTGTTACTGTTCTAATTGCGTTGGTAACCCATTTATAATATCAATacggcacctctggggtttgttgTATATTGccgatataccacggctaattgctgtatccaggcactccacggtGTGTCGTGCCTAAAGAACAGcatttagccgtggtatattcaCCATATAGCATACCTCACCTCCCCGGGCCGTATTGTTCAATCATAGCAGTCAAATTAGTTAAATCGTCATCCATTGATGGAAAATTAACTGTCGATTTTAATGAGGGCGAATTATAATTGCTCTTGCGATATTTAAATTCCTTTATTAGTCACTTTAACTCTCAATCATTTTGATGGCAACCCGAATTGTTCTTCTTACGTCGTTACAAATTACGTTGATATTCCTTCTTAATTTGCTCGATAATGTTACGCAAAAGTTTTTGGGGGCTAAATGTGGCAACTTCCCTTGCTGCAGAAAAAAACATGTTGGGCTAGTTGTGTGCGGGTTTTGAATACCTGGCAACCGTGAATAGTGGCGTTTATGTAGGCGTAGATATTGCATTTTATATTTGCTCATTTTGTGAAGAACATTTGCAATTCACACTCCGACCTGTGAAAGGCAGCAATAAGCAACAAAGCGTGTAGTCTGCCAGAAAACTACACGAAAAAGAACAAGAACAACCCGTGTAAAAAAACATGAACATCCGGCGGCATCACCACCTCTGAGAACGTTTAGTTAGCTAGTTGTGCCTCGTATTTGATTTTTGTTCATTTCACACAGCGACAAAAATGCCAACACTGTGTTCAGCATATAACTGCAAAAATCGCGGTCCCAAAGCTGATGTAGGATTTTTTAGGTACGTTATACCGTCTTGCTCGAGAGACACGTTAACgctattagccgtggtatatcgtCTATATACCACATACCCCAGATGTGCCTTattgatattataaactggttaccaacgtaattaaaaCAGTAACAATTATTTGGTCATAACTGTGATGCCTACTACGGGGTACGGTAGATAGCTATGGTATTGTTAGCTAAAGTAAaagttatagctagctaatacaaATAACGTTAGTGTGCAGGAGAAAACCAATGACAAAAAAGCTTAATTAGCTAGATGATATGTTCTGTTTCGATACTGTTCTCTTATAAATCTACATACATAATTTATGGATTTACTATTCATCATTTGGTACTTTTGTGATACCAATTTGCTGGTGTATTAATGTTTCTGGTAACAGTTTCCCCAAAAATGACCCTGAAAGACGCAAGCGATGGATTATTAATATGAAGTGGAAAGACTGGAATCCGCAACACCACCACCGTGTGTGCTCTGTTCACTTTGAAGACAAGTACATTTGCCGGATGGACAAACGTCAACGTCTCACGCCAGACGCAGTCCCGACCATTTTTGACTTTCCAGAGAACTTTCAAAAGAAGAAGGTACACAAACAAAAAATGTATCTAGCGAGATACATCCCAAAGCCAGAACTAACTACACAAATAATACGGTTTATGATAACTAGATGTACAATATTTTAACGTGTGATTTAAATTAAATGTGTTCCTTCTACAGGCATCCATCCACCCACAGAGTAGAAGAGCCAGGGTAAGGTACTGGAAGAAGCGAATAAACTCCTTGGCTGTATTTGGCATCACACATTGCACATTAGTGTCCATCTTGGTATTGCATTTGATGTAACTCAGCTATGTTTTCACTTGGTAAGGGAAGCATTGATATGTAAATGCATAGCCTACACACGGTATGTTTAAAGTACATGTGTCCACGCAGTAATGGTGGTCATTATCTTTGTTTTTGGCATGCAGAGTGATGGGTTGCCAGAGAAGTATACTGCTGCCCATGTTGTTACAGTGGCTGAACCGGTCACAACACCAAGCCCCACCATAACATCAGAGACGAGCAAGCTGGCTAAAGACAATACTAAGTAAATAACCTTGTGAATTTAAGTGAATGTTACATTTGCTCTTTTTGGAATGCACAATGTCACTGTAGAGCAGAATGGTTTCTACCTGTGTTCTAGTTCTTGCTTTTTCAATTGTCAACTTCTATTTTGACGGATCAGAGCTCCAGAAAAAGTTACCTCTTCAAGTTGGTATATACATGTAGATGAAGAAATCCAAATGGCTGAGTCTCTCCCAGGTTTCTTCCACAGTGATTACTGTCTACCACACGTGAGTGGCTCTCAGTGGTCTGATTGGACTGTTGCTTTGCCAGATATACAGGGATTATTTACTGGGTTTTTGCATTATGTAGACATTTAGTAACATTCCCTCATATTGATCTTTGCAGAGTATTCGCTGGGGATTCAATGATGATGTTGCCCCGAAGGTAAGTTGTTTGCTCACTGGAATAACCTGTAGCTTATGCTATATACCAATAGCTTATGCTAAGAATTTGATAAACAATGCACTTTATTTTCAGGTGGCTTGTGAGAACATGGAGTTCCAACTTCCACCCCTCAAGCACATAATAGAGGTAATGAAGGATGTGTAAACATTCAGTCTCTAatacagggttagggatagagccTCCAAGTTGATCATTGATTCATTGTTCTGTCATTTTCTAATATGTCTCACTCTGGATCGAAAACCAATAAGAGTGTCATTAAAACAGTACTATACATTGTCTCCCATTCTTACCCAGATCACAGAGGCATGGGAGTGGCTGGGTATGGACATTAGAGGGCCACTGCCCCTAACACCGAACGGACACCAGTATGTTCTGACCTTGACAGACTTCTACTCCAAATGGGTGGAGGCCTTCCCCCTGAGAGGTTGTAGCTCTACTGAGGTAGCACAGCATGTAGCTGAAGTCATCTCTCACTTTGGCTTCCCTTTTGGAATCCTTGTTCGACTAAAGAGGAAGTTTACCAGTAAGGTGAGgcaaaatatattttgtcacATACTTACTGTTACACATACCTTGCAACAATCGTGAGGTTGGTTCATATATGCACTAGCGGTCAATAGGTCCAGAGTGGTTCATTAGAGAATTGTAcactggggcaaaaaagtatttagtcagccaccaattgtgcaagttctctcacttaaaaagatgaggcctgtaattttcatcataggtacacttcaactatgacagacaaaatgagggaaaaaaattcagaaaatcacattgtaggatttttaatagatttatttgcaaattatggtggataataagtatttggtcaataaattcattaaaaatcctacaatgtgattttctggattttttttctcattttgtctgtcatagttgaagtgtacctatgatgaaaattacaggcctcatctttttaagtgggagaacttgcacaattggtggctgacgaaatacttttttgccccactgtataaggtGTTTTTACATTTATTCATGTTTTAGATCAACCTTGCCTTAAACAGTCATTTGAAGCTGAAGGGGTTCTCTCTCTTATACCGTCATCGGCAAGTTGGATCACTGGATCTGGCCACACAAACCCTGATTAGCAGGTTTGTGTTTTAGACTCATTCCTTTATATGGTTTTTAATTTCATACTCAACTTTGACCATGGTGGCCTTCACCCCAACAGGATGGTGTCTGATCTTGTGAAGGACCATCCAGACAACTGGGATGTCTGCCTCCCTGCAAAGGTGTTCAGCCTGTGTTTCAAGGAGCACCCCAAGACCAAGCAGAGACCTTTCTCTCTGCTGTGCTGCAAAGGACCACAGCCGGTCACCACCCCTAGGGATCTGTCTGTAAGTT
Proteins encoded in this window:
- the LOC135555330 gene encoding uncharacterized protein LOC135555330 → MPTLCSAYNCKNRGPKADVGFFSFPKNDPERRKRWIINMKWKDWNPQHHHRVCSVHFEDKYICRMDKRQRLTPDAVPTIFDFPENFQKKKASIHPQSRRARSDGLPEKYTAAHVVTVAEPVTTPSPTITSETSKLAKDNTKAPEKVTSSSWYIHVDEEIQMAESLPGFFHSDYCLPHSIRWGFNDDVAPKVACENMEFQLPPLKHIIEITEAWEWLGMDIRGPLPLTPNGHQYVLTLTDFYSKWVEAFPLRGCSSTEVAQHVAEVISHFGFPFGILVRLKRKFTSKINLALNSHLKLKGFSLLYRHRQVGSLDLATQTLISRMVSDLVKDHPDNWDVCLPAKVFSLCFKEHPKTKQRPFSLLCCKGPQPVTTPRDLSFSPAELRESSFAIQLNQEGGHDTDPQDMVGVESGKEKAGKSTITRVSFLRSNTESNNTDGNTYGHPDGLTDGSTDASTDANPDGSTDANPDGSTDANPDGSTDANPDGSTDANPDGSTDANPDGSTDANPDGSTDANPDGSTDAKPDGSTDAKPDGSTDAKPDGSTDAKPDGSTDANPDGSTDAKPDGSTDAKPDGSTDAKPRR